The Thomasclavelia ramosa DSM 1402 genome includes a region encoding these proteins:
- a CDS encoding LysR family transcriptional regulator, producing MKNEQLRNFIKVVDCGSINKAAEQLYVSQPSLSRSIHSLEEEMGKELVIRSNRGVTLTPTGRLLYYYGSSILEQFQVLEKLKNLSEESIYSKLAVSVDSIFLRDDLILQFYNHIKSADTEIKMIETTAEEVLNNVSDMTSEIGIVILNNYQLAIFRKMTELKDVEMIVLGTGPLYVHINEQNPLAKGEIIDAKELVSSTYIHLPHDFFSNLNLSLTIDGSIQISSFHKTITMSNYHAIINMLNHTDAFMLGHKWQIEELKHSRIKSMQFQNCNINKSFIIIKRKREILSDAAKIFLEIINDNYADM from the coding sequence ATGAAAAATGAGCAGTTACGGAATTTTATTAAAGTTGTTGATTGTGGCAGTATCAATAAAGCTGCTGAACAACTTTATGTTTCACAGCCAAGTTTAAGTCGTTCAATTCATTCATTAGAAGAGGAAATGGGGAAAGAATTAGTTATTCGCAGTAATCGGGGAGTTACACTTACGCCAACAGGGAGATTGCTATATTATTACGGGAGCTCAATTTTAGAACAGTTTCAAGTTTTAGAGAAATTAAAGAATTTAAGTGAGGAATCGATTTATAGTAAATTAGCAGTATCAGTCGATTCTATTTTTTTAAGGGATGACCTGATTTTACAATTCTATAATCACATTAAGTCTGCAGATACCGAAATAAAAATGATTGAGACTACGGCAGAAGAAGTTCTAAATAACGTTAGTGATATGACATCTGAAATAGGAATAGTAATTCTAAATAATTATCAGTTGGCAATCTTTAGAAAAATGACAGAATTGAAAGATGTAGAAATGATTGTACTTGGAACAGGACCATTATATGTTCATATAAACGAACAAAATCCGTTAGCTAAGGGCGAAATTATAGATGCTAAAGAATTGGTTAGCAGTACATATATCCATTTGCCTCATGATTTCTTTTCTAATTTAAATTTATCACTAACGATTGACGGCAGTATTCAAATCAGCAGTTTTCATAAAACTATTACGATGAGTAATTATCATGCTATTATCAATATGCTTAATCATACTGATGCTTTTATGTTGGGGCATAAATGGCAAATAGAAGAACTGAAACATTCAAGAATAAAAAGTATGCAGTTTCAAAATTGTAATATAAATAAATCATTCATTATTATTAAGCGTAAAAGAGAAATTTTATCAGATGCTGCTAAAATATTTTTAGAAATTATTAACGATAATTATGCGGATATGTAG
- a CDS encoding helix-turn-helix transcriptional regulator, with translation MGEKLYYVFKIIKEAREPISAKDILKRLENYEIFLDIKTVYSLIKKLNDFYYCLSNKQLIKTIRRRGYIIDEDFFEDGQLQLLIDSVLFNPNLDKKSANDLVNKLALISSVIQMERLNTEHQNDNELTYDLLLNLTTVIKAINNHKNIAFKYISYDIKDNALQEVYHTNGNLNPETYVISPYKLILRNSNYYLIGYFDKRKDSLSVYRIDRMRIVRNHSSSYEDIQDRFDMEKEFENNVNMYVSNERIDLKIAFESSVLREVVNQFGQDINVNKCFDGRIEAFIKDVALSDGLIGWIMMLQDKVEVVFPLSLKEIVKTRIRAMLRIYE, from the coding sequence ATGGGTGAAAAACTGTATTATGTTTTTAAAATCATTAAGGAAGCTAGGGAGCCGATTAGTGCTAAAGATATTTTAAAGCGTTTGGAAAATTATGAGATTTTTCTAGATATTAAAACGGTATATAGTTTAATAAAAAAACTTAATGATTTTTATTATTGTTTGAGTAATAAGCAGTTAATAAAAACAATTAGAAGAAGGGGTTATATTATTGATGAGGATTTTTTTGAAGATGGACAGCTGCAGCTATTAATTGACAGTGTTTTATTTAATCCCAATCTTGATAAAAAATCAGCGAATGATTTAGTTAATAAATTAGCTTTGATTAGTTCAGTTATTCAAATGGAACGTTTAAATACGGAACATCAAAATGATAATGAATTAACATATGATCTATTATTAAATTTAACTACGGTAATCAAAGCAATTAATAACCACAAAAATATTGCTTTTAAATATATTAGTTATGATATCAAAGATAATGCTCTTCAAGAGGTATACCATACTAATGGTAATCTTAATCCTGAAACATATGTTATTTCCCCATATAAATTGATTCTTAGAAATTCTAATTATTATTTGATTGGTTATTTTGATAAAAGAAAAGATAGTTTAAGTGTTTATCGAATTGATCGAATGCGTATCGTGAGAAATCATAGCAGTAGTTATGAAGATATTCAAGATCGTTTCGATATGGAAAAAGAATTTGAAAATAATGTTAATATGTATGTTAGTAATGAACGAATCGATTTAAAGATTGCTTTTGAATCTAGTGTACTAAGAGAAGTTGTTAATCAGTTTGGACAAGATATTAATGTAAATAAATGCTTTGATGGTCGAATTGAAGCATTTATTAAAGATGTGGCTTTATCAGATGGTTTAATTGGCTGGATAATGATGCTTCAAGATAAGGTTGAAGTTGTTTTTCCTTTAAGTCTAAAAGAGATTGTAAAGACACGAATAAGGGCTATGTTAAGGATATATGAATAG
- a CDS encoding TetR-like C-terminal domain-containing protein: protein MICQMANVSRKTFYALYHDKYEVIERIVVDNVISDLKGMLELLGKVELNQPIILEKMYQHFYDEKEFYVKAINIEGNNSLEHCLLYCFEEINLEILKDVEISLVEKEYAAYFFAASQVMLIKKWLINDLELTPREMVLSSHKWAVKAMVNNYF, encoded by the coding sequence ATGATCTGTCAAATGGCAAATGTTTCGAGAAAAACTTTTTATGCATTATATCATGATAAATATGAAGTGATTGAACGCATTGTTGTTGATAATGTGATTAGTGATTTAAAAGGAATGCTAGAATTGTTAGGAAAGGTGGAATTAAATCAACCGATTATATTAGAAAAGATGTATCAACATTTTTATGACGAAAAAGAGTTTTATGTAAAGGCTATAAATATTGAGGGGAATAATTCTTTAGAACATTGTCTTTTATATTGTTTTGAGGAAATTAACTTAGAGATATTAAAAGATGTAGAAATAAGTTTAGTCGAAAAGGAGTATGCAGCTTACTTTTTTGCTGCTTCACAAGTTATGTTAATAAAGAAATGGTTGATTAATGATTTAGAACTTACACCACGAGAGATGGTGTTAAGTTCTCATAAATGGGCAGTTAAAGCTATGGTTAATAATTATTTTTAA
- a CDS encoding lactonase family protein has protein sequence MKTFYVSSYGKSDNKGIYIIDLNEENQKLSLVQHIVTHDYPSYMITKNNILYVAYKNASRLNNGGGIGSFSIHKEELIPNNNYNSNGRSYTHLCVSDNSRYLFAANYHVGSTASYLLENNFIKEKICAIHHTGLGPDLLKRQTGPHCHYVGITPDKEFVYAVDLGADKVIMYTYQDGKLEEDVEHTLNVVPGSGPRHMIFSKDGRFAYLVNEISNNLMVYKYNDKYLNLIQVIHTTPRHFHGFSSASAIRLSATGNHLFISNRGHDSIVLYRVNQETGKVSLLYMVHTGKNPRDFNIIDDKYLIVGAQDDDELELLTFDEKSEQLVRTASTLAIPAPVCIAINKEK, from the coding sequence ATGAAAACATTCTATGTATCTAGTTATGGTAAAAGTGACAATAAAGGAATTTACATTATTGATCTTAATGAAGAAAATCAAAAATTATCTCTGGTACAACATATAGTAACCCATGATTATCCATCTTACATGATCACTAAAAATAATATTTTATACGTAGCTTACAAAAATGCTAGTCGACTTAATAATGGAGGTGGAATTGGAAGTTTTTCAATTCACAAAGAAGAACTTATTCCCAACAATAATTATAATTCTAATGGACGTTCTTATACCCATTTATGTGTTAGCGATAATTCACGATATCTTTTTGCAGCTAACTATCATGTTGGTTCCACAGCATCATATTTATTAGAAAATAATTTTATTAAAGAAAAAATCTGTGCTATCCACCATACTGGACTTGGTCCCGATCTACTAAAACGACAAACTGGACCACACTGCCATTATGTTGGAATAACCCCTGATAAGGAATTTGTTTATGCTGTTGATTTAGGAGCTGATAAAGTAATCATGTATACTTATCAGGATGGAAAATTAGAAGAAGATGTTGAACATACTTTAAATGTGGTACCAGGCTCTGGACCACGTCACATGATTTTCTCTAAAGATGGTCGTTTTGCTTATCTAGTAAATGAGATTTCTAATAATTTAATGGTTTATAAATATAATGATAAATATTTAAATCTAATTCAAGTTATTCATACAACGCCTCGTCATTTTCACGGTTTTTCTAGCGCTAGCGCTATTCGTCTAAGTGCGACAGGAAATCATTTATTCATTTCAAACCGTGGTCATGATAGCATCGTTCTATATCGAGTCAACCAAGAAACTGGTAAAGTTTCATTACTATATATGGTTCATACTGGTAAAAATCCTCGTGATTTTAATATTATTGATGATAAATATTTAATTGTTGGTGCGCAAGACGATGATGAATTAGAGTTATTAACATTTGATGAAAAAAGCGAACAACTAGTTAGAACAGCTTCAACTTTAGCTATTCCTGCACCAGTTTGTATCGCAATAAATAAGGAGAAATAA
- a CDS encoding signal peptidase I — protein MKEKVRKFSKLAYWLILGMILMYIVGMQFYAQEITDFIGYRFYAVMTDSMEPRIPTYSMVLTKTIDENESIAPGEIITFKVQRGEQEIVLTHHFNKTQEENGQLYYRTNAEGRDELDLYYTKRSDIIGKYVWHIPLLGKFIMFIQSKFSWILYCEFLLIWLINKTIKAHWEEKGELDDEVKIPRKLDNA, from the coding sequence ATGAAAGAAAAGGTGAGAAAATTTAGCAAGCTGGCATATTGGCTGATATTGGGAATGATATTGATGTATATTGTTGGGATGCAATTTTATGCTCAAGAGATAACTGATTTTATTGGATATCGCTTTTATGCAGTCATGACGGATAGCATGGAACCTAGAATTCCAACGTATTCAATGGTACTTACTAAAACAATTGATGAAAATGAATCTATTGCCCCTGGAGAAATAATTACATTTAAAGTTCAGCGGGGAGAGCAAGAAATAGTGTTGACACATCATTTTAATAAAACACAAGAAGAAAATGGACAATTATATTATCGAACAAATGCCGAGGGTCGAGATGAATTAGATCTATATTATACAAAACGTAGTGATATCATTGGTAAATATGTTTGGCATATACCATTATTAGGAAAGTTTATTATGTTTATTCAAAGCAAATTCAGTTGGATTCTATATTGTGAATTTTTACTGATTTGGCTAATCAATAAAACAATAAAAGCTCACTGGGAAGAAAAGGGAGAGCTTGATGATGAGGTTAAAATACCGCGAAAATTGGATAACGCTTAG
- a CDS encoding Cof-type HAD-IIB family hydrolase has protein sequence MKPMIFFDVDGTLMDNHDYQVTPSTKKALQKLQENGYKIGIATGRAVNSLKRTGVVDIANWDGFVCNNGQTVLNKNFQIVEELVISPEIVHRCIKIAKDNNIPLALKMEHRIITQEPDENVYTARKFFNSIIPPVGIYQNQKVEAMIAYGPNGYDYAPFKQLEGLHILPGVSTYCDITHADATKATGIQVILKQYNLDKYICFGDSLNDVEMFNHAAISICMGQGDAYLKNIATFVTDSIDDDGIYNACINLGLFK, from the coding sequence ATGAAACCAATGATTTTCTTTGATGTTGATGGAACATTAATGGATAACCATGACTACCAGGTTACTCCATCAACTAAAAAAGCATTACAAAAATTACAAGAGAATGGTTATAAAATTGGAATTGCAACTGGTCGTGCTGTTAATTCATTAAAACGTACCGGGGTTGTTGATATTGCTAATTGGGACGGCTTTGTTTGTAATAATGGTCAAACTGTGCTTAATAAAAATTTTCAAATCGTCGAAGAATTGGTTATTTCCCCGGAAATAGTCCATCGTTGTATAAAAATTGCTAAAGATAATAATATTCCACTCGCTTTAAAAATGGAGCATCGAATCATTACCCAAGAGCCCGATGAAAATGTTTACACTGCACGCAAATTTTTTAACTCTATCATCCCTCCGGTAGGTATTTATCAAAACCAAAAAGTTGAAGCGATGATTGCCTATGGACCAAATGGATATGATTATGCGCCATTTAAACAATTAGAAGGTTTACATATCTTACCCGGAGTCTCTACATATTGTGATATAACTCATGCTGATGCAACTAAAGCAACTGGTATTCAAGTTATCTTAAAACAATATAATCTTGATAAATATATTTGTTTTGGCGATTCTTTAAATGATGTTGAGATGTTTAATCATGCTGCTATCTCTATTTGCATGGGACAAGGTGACGCATATCTTAAAAACATTGCAACTTTTGTCACTGACAGTATTGATGATGATGGTATTTATAACGCTTGTATTAACTTAGGTTTATTTAAATAG
- a CDS encoding cation-translocating P-type ATPase, whose translation MEKELPMYYKVGLNDSEVQERIAKGQVNGVSKPVSKSYGQIIKDNVCTLFNLLNFLIFVALVFVQAWSNLVFMAIIVTNSVIGIWQEVKAKKLVDQLSILTKPTIMVVRNSRHVIVDINEVVLDDVLVLESGNQVCNDATVIHGMIEANESLLTGESDPIHKNIGGHLLSGSSVVSGKCYARVKNVGDSNYATTIVKEAQKVKEKNSELMDSMNKVTKVTTFMIIPLGIILFVEAMYLRQDTLFNAVVSSAAGLLGMLPKGLVLLTSVSLANGVTRLARRKVLIQDLYSLETLSHVDVLCLDKTGTITDGKMKVEKTYTLETTQNFKLDEVMGSYMRASDDNNATFQAMNSYFGENNLYEYVKKIPFSSLRKWSAIEFKGIGTIVVGAAEKIISGELPEDIHELMLQGMRAIAIGYTEKTVDDKEELPRLQPLMAIILSDTIRNNTKETLEYFHQEGIDAKIISGDNVNTVMAIAKKAGVLNYERCIDMSTINDDEIQEVVRNYTIFGRVTPSQKKMIVEALKNDGHHVAMTGDGVNDLLALKEADCSIAIADGSDASKQISQVVLLNSDFTCLPDVLLEGRKVVNNVTRVAGVFFIKTIYTILLSLFCVISNTAFPFIPLQITLIDLLIEAMPSFMTIFEADTRKITGRFLPKVFSKAAGNALSIVILFIAIMIFGPMWKINDLELVTLMYLVLGTISMAAVIRSCYPFTMLRIIICTMMAGGFYGAVLLFSGLLHLAPITLNLVFIGLILSIFGLFIERIIHFVIKKRLA comes from the coding sequence ATGGAAAAGGAATTACCTATGTATTATAAAGTGGGTTTAAATGATAGTGAAGTCCAGGAAAGAATTGCTAAGGGGCAAGTTAACGGAGTTAGTAAGCCTGTCAGTAAAAGTTATGGGCAGATTATAAAAGATAATGTTTGCACATTATTTAATCTTTTGAATTTTTTAATATTTGTAGCTTTAGTATTTGTTCAGGCTTGGTCAAATTTAGTTTTTATGGCAATTATTGTTACCAACTCAGTTATTGGAATTTGGCAAGAAGTAAAGGCAAAAAAACTAGTAGATCAATTATCAATTTTAACTAAGCCAACAATTATGGTTGTTCGTAACAGCAGACATGTAATTGTCGATATTAATGAAGTTGTTCTAGATGATGTTTTAGTTCTTGAAAGTGGAAATCAAGTATGTAATGATGCAACTGTGATTCATGGAATGATTGAGGCCAATGAGTCACTATTAACTGGGGAATCAGATCCGATTCATAAAAATATAGGTGGGCACCTGCTGTCAGGTAGTAGTGTAGTTTCTGGAAAATGTTATGCAAGGGTTAAAAATGTTGGTGATAGTAATTATGCAACAACTATTGTTAAAGAGGCACAAAAAGTTAAAGAGAAGAATTCTGAATTAATGGATTCAATGAATAAAGTTACAAAAGTTACTACTTTTATGATAATCCCATTGGGAATTATTTTGTTTGTTGAAGCAATGTATTTACGACAAGATACGTTATTTAATGCAGTTGTCTCTTCGGCAGCAGGATTATTAGGAATGTTGCCTAAAGGGTTAGTCTTGTTAACTAGTGTGTCGTTAGCAAATGGAGTGACTCGTTTAGCAAGACGTAAAGTGTTGATTCAAGATTTATATTCATTAGAGACATTATCGCATGTTGATGTTTTGTGTTTAGATAAAACAGGAACAATCACTGATGGAAAAATGAAGGTCGAAAAAACATATACGTTAGAAACAACTCAGAATTTTAAACTCGATGAAGTAATGGGCTCATATATGCGTGCCAGTGATGATAATAATGCAACTTTTCAAGCGATGAATAGCTATTTTGGAGAAAATAATCTTTATGAATATGTTAAAAAGATCCCATTTTCTTCATTACGTAAGTGGAGTGCGATTGAATTTAAAGGTATAGGAACCATCGTCGTAGGAGCAGCAGAAAAAATTATTTCTGGTGAACTGCCTGAAGATATTCATGAATTAATGTTGCAAGGAATGCGTGCGATTGCCATTGGTTATACTGAAAAGACTGTTGATGATAAAGAAGAGTTGCCACGATTACAACCACTAATGGCGATTATTTTATCAGATACAATTAGAAATAATACTAAAGAAACATTAGAATATTTTCATCAAGAAGGAATAGATGCGAAAATTATTTCTGGTGATAATGTAAATACAGTTATGGCAATTGCTAAAAAAGCAGGGGTATTAAATTATGAACGTTGCATTGATATGTCAACGATAAATGATGATGAAATTCAAGAGGTAGTTCGTAATTACACTATTTTTGGTCGGGTAACTCCTAGTCAAAAGAAAATGATTGTCGAAGCTTTAAAAAATGATGGTCATCATGTAGCTATGACAGGTGATGGAGTTAATGACCTGTTAGCGTTAAAAGAAGCTGATTGTTCAATTGCAATTGCTGATGGAAGTGATGCTTCAAAACAAATCTCACAAGTAGTTTTATTAAATTCAGATTTTACATGTTTACCAGATGTTCTTCTCGAAGGACGTAAAGTTGTTAATAATGTTACGCGTGTAGCGGGTGTATTCTTTATCAAAACAATTTATACGATTTTATTATCGTTGTTTTGTGTAATCAGTAATACTGCCTTCCCATTTATTCCGTTACAAATTACATTAATTGATTTATTGATTGAAGCAATGCCATCGTTTATGACGATTTTTGAAGCTGATACTCGTAAAATTACTGGACGTTTTTTGCCTAAAGTATTTAGTAAAGCAGCTGGTAATGCACTAAGTATTGTGATTTTATTCATTGCTATCATGATTTTTGGACCAATGTGGAAAATAAATGATTTAGAACTAGTAACATTAATGTATTTAGTTTTAGGAACTATTTCTATGGCAGCGGTAATACGCTCTTGTTATCCTTTTACAATGTTAAGAATTATTATCTGTACGATGATGGCTGGAGGTTTTTATGGTGCAGTATTATTATTTAGTGGTTTATTACATTTAGCACCGATAACATTAAATTTAGTTTTTATTGGTTTAATTTTATCTATTTTTGGACTATTTATTGAAAGAATTATTCATTTTGTTATTAAGAAAAGACTCGCATAA
- a CDS encoding Lrp/AsnC family transcriptional regulator — translation MDENLLLTLLHNNARMDVTDLAMALNETEDNVVDTISQLEKDKVICGYHTIINWDRTNVDNVMALIQINATPEREYGYDRIAKKIYAFPEVDTMYLLSGSFEFVAIVKGHTMQEAARFVASKLAPLEGVTGTATMFVLKQYKNNGLSFDDDDKEAAERLLVTP, via the coding sequence ATGGATGAGAACTTATTATTAACATTACTTCATAATAATGCACGTATGGACGTTACGGATCTTGCGATGGCATTAAACGAAACAGAAGATAATGTTGTTGATACCATCAGCCAATTAGAAAAGGATAAAGTTATCTGCGGATATCATACGATTATTAATTGGGATCGTACAAACGTTGATAATGTAATGGCATTAATTCAAATTAATGCAACTCCTGAACGTGAGTATGGTTATGATCGTATTGCTAAAAAGATCTATGCATTCCCAGAAGTAGATACAATGTATTTGCTAAGCGGAAGCTTTGAATTCGTTGCGATTGTTAAAGGACACACAATGCAAGAAGCCGCCCGTTTCGTTGCCTCTAAATTGGCACCATTAGAAGGGGTAACTGGTACTGCAACAATGTTTGTATTAAAGCAATATAAAAATAATGGATTAAGTTTTGATGATGATGACAAAGAAGCTGCAGAAAGATTATTGGTAACTCCATAA
- a CDS encoding TIGR00266 family protein, whose translation MKYEIKGDNLPVVICHLEKGESMITDSGAMSWMDPVMEMETTSGGFGKAFGRMFSGETMFQNRYHAKEDGMIAFASSFPGSIEAVEINPNHEIIVQKSSFLAGTSGIDMSVFFNKKMATGIFGGEGFIMNKISGTGTVFLEIDGSAISYDLLPGQQMVIDTGYLAMMDATCKMEIQSVKGVKNKLLGGEGFFNTVVTGPGKVVLQSMPISAVAAGLIPFLPSGK comes from the coding sequence ATGAAATACGAGATTAAAGGGGACAATCTCCCTGTAGTGATTTGTCACTTAGAAAAAGGAGAATCAATGATTACTGATAGCGGTGCCATGAGTTGGATGGATCCCGTTATGGAAATGGAAACAACAAGTGGTGGTTTTGGTAAAGCATTTGGTCGAATGTTTAGTGGAGAAACAATGTTCCAAAATCGTTATCATGCTAAAGAAGACGGCATGATTGCTTTTGCATCTTCTTTTCCAGGGTCAATCGAAGCTGTTGAAATTAATCCAAATCATGAAATTATTGTACAAAAGTCATCATTCCTAGCAGGAACTTCAGGAATTGACATGTCAGTTTTTTTCAATAAAAAAATGGCAACAGGAATTTTTGGTGGTGAAGGATTCATTATGAATAAGATCAGCGGTACAGGTACTGTCTTTTTAGAAATTGACGGTTCAGCTATTTCTTACGATTTATTACCTGGTCAACAAATGGTTATTGATACAGGATATCTAGCTATGATGGATGCTACATGCAAGATGGAAATTCAAAGCGTTAAAGGAGTTAAAAATAAACTGTTAGGTGGTGAAGGTTTTTTTAATACGGTTGTCACAGGACCAGGAAAAGTAGTTCTTCAATCAATGCCAATCAGTGCCGTAGCAGCGGGATTAATTCCATTTTTACCAAGCGGAAAATAA
- a CDS encoding aminotransferase class I/II-fold pyridoxal phosphate-dependent enzyme has product MDFNKVLNDTVREIPPSGIRKFFDLANQMEGVISLGVGEPDFDTPWKIREAAIYSIEQGKTFYTANQGLVELRKEICRYQKRRFGLDYCYDKECIVTVGGSEAIDLAFRAIINPGDEVILLQPSYVAYTPGVALAGGKVVNIELKEDNEFKLTPELLEAAITPKTKAILLNYPSNPTGGFMTREDYEKIVSIIKKHEIIVITDEIYAELSYEQKFCSIAAFDEIKDQVILVSGYSKAYAMTGWRLGYVLANEVLTKAMNKIHQYVIMSAPTGAQYGAIEAMRHCDNEIEEMRKAYMLRRNYIVKAFNDLGLHTFTPQGAFYVFPCIKSTGMTSDQFCEELLKDQLVACVPGTAFGEAGEGFIRVSYAYSIEQIKEATSRIKKFLDKLKK; this is encoded by the coding sequence ATGGATTTCAATAAGGTATTAAATGATACAGTAAGAGAAATACCACCTAGTGGTATTCGAAAATTCTTTGATTTAGCTAATCAAATGGAGGGAGTTATATCTTTAGGGGTTGGGGAACCCGATTTTGATACTCCATGGAAAATTAGAGAGGCTGCAATTTATTCAATTGAACAAGGTAAAACCTTTTATACAGCTAATCAAGGTTTAGTAGAACTGAGAAAAGAAATTTGTCGTTATCAAAAAAGAAGATTTGGTTTGGATTATTGTTATGATAAGGAATGTATCGTTACAGTTGGGGGCTCAGAGGCGATTGATCTTGCTTTTCGTGCAATTATCAATCCTGGAGATGAAGTGATTTTATTACAGCCGAGTTATGTCGCATATACTCCAGGAGTTGCTTTAGCAGGTGGAAAGGTAGTAAATATTGAGCTTAAAGAAGACAATGAGTTTAAATTAACACCTGAATTATTAGAAGCTGCTATTACACCTAAAACAAAAGCAATCTTATTAAACTATCCAAGTAATCCAACAGGTGGATTTATGACTCGTGAGGATTATGAAAAGATTGTTTCAATTATAAAAAAGCATGAGATTATTGTAATAACTGATGAAATATATGCCGAATTATCATATGAACAAAAATTTTGTTCAATTGCTGCATTTGATGAAATCAAGGATCAGGTAATTTTAGTCAGCGGATATTCTAAAGCTTATGCAATGACAGGCTGGCGTTTAGGATATGTATTAGCTAATGAAGTTTTGACTAAAGCAATGAATAAAATTCATCAATATGTAATCATGTCAGCACCGACAGGTGCTCAATATGGAGCAATTGAAGCAATGCGTCATTGTGATAATGAAATTGAAGAAATGCGAAAAGCATACATGCTTCGTCGTAATTACATTGTTAAAGCATTTAATGATTTAGGATTACATACATTTACTCCTCAAGGAGCATTTTATGTATTCCCGTGTATTAAATCAACAGGAATGACTTCTGATCAATTTTGTGAAGAATTATTAAAGGATCAATTAGTTGCTTGTGTCCCTGGTACTGCCTTTGGGGAAGCTGGTGAAGGATTTATTAGGGTATCGTATGCTTACTCAATCGAACAAATCAAGGAAGCTACATCAAGAATAAAAAAATTCCTAGATAAATTGAAAAAATAA
- a CDS encoding phosphate ABC transporter substrate-binding protein, whose amino-acid sequence MKKVFGVLLTLVLCLGLTGCGGSGDDSSASGNDVSGNVSLNGSTSMEKFVNALKEAITEEYPNLTLEPQFTGSGAGIEAVTNGTADIGDSSRALKDEEKAKGIEENIVAIDGIAVVTHKDNKVSDLTTDDLKKIYTGEITNWKDLGGDDQAIVVVGREAGSGTRGAFEEILGIEDACKYAQELNETGAVMAKVSETAGAIGYVSLDVVDDTVKSLKLDGVKASEKTIKDGSYTLQRPFVMATKGKISEQSKEVQAVFDFINSEAGQKVIEQVGLIIPDKK is encoded by the coding sequence ATGAAAAAAGTATTCGGAGTTTTATTAACATTAGTATTATGCTTAGGGCTTACTGGATGTGGGGGATCTGGTGATGATTCTTCTGCAAGTGGAAACGATGTAAGCGGAAATGTTAGCCTTAACGGGTCTACATCTATGGAAAAATTCGTAAATGCTTTAAAAGAAGCGATTACTGAAGAATATCCAAACTTAACATTAGAACCACAATTTACTGGTTCAGGTGCAGGGATTGAAGCTGTTACAAATGGAACTGCTGATATCGGAGATTCTTCAAGAGCTTTAAAAGATGAAGAAAAAGCAAAAGGAATTGAAGAAAATATTGTTGCTATTGATGGTATTGCTGTAGTTACTCATAAAGATAACAAAGTGTCTGATTTAACTACTGATGACTTAAAGAAAATCTATACTGGTGAAATTACAAACTGGAAAGATTTAGGTGGTGATGATCAAGCAATCGTTGTTGTTGGACGTGAAGCTGGTTCAGGAACTCGTGGAGCATTTGAAGAAATTTTAGGAATTGAAGATGCTTGTAAATATGCTCAAGAATTAAACGAAACTGGTGCAGTAATGGCAAAAGTTAGTGAAACAGCAGGAGCAATTGGTTATGTTTCTTTAGATGTTGTTGATGACACAGTTAAATCATTAAAATTAGATGGTGTAAAAGCTTCTGAAAAAACTATTAAAGATGGAAGCTACACTTTACAAAGACCATTCGTAATGGCTACTAAAGGAAAAATCAGTGAACAAAGTAAAGAAGTACAAGCTGTGTTCGATTTTATCAATAGTGAAGCTGGACAAAAAGTTATTGAACAAGTTGGTTTAATAATTCCAGATAAAAAATAG